In Hemicordylus capensis ecotype Gifberg chromosome 3, rHemCap1.1.pri, whole genome shotgun sequence, one DNA window encodes the following:
- the NKX6-2 gene encoding homeobox protein Nkx-6.2, producing the protein MLAVGQMEANRQGAFVLSSTPLAALHNMAEMKTSLFPYALQNPSGFKAPSLGSLNAQIPLGTPHGISDILGRPVAGAAGNLLTGLPRLNGLATAAAAAAGMYFNPAAVSRYPKPLAELPGRPPIFWPGVMQGSPWRDPRLACPAQAGMVLDKDGKKKHSRPTFSGQQIFALEKTFEQTKYLAGPERARLAYSLGMTESQVKVWFQNRRTKWRKRHAAEMASAKKKHDSETEKLKESSENEEDDEYNKPLDPNSDDEKITRLLKKHKAAAAAAAAAAPLALLSPCSNASEPS; encoded by the exons ATGTTAGCCGTGGGGCAGATGGAGGCTAACCGCCAGGGCGCCTTCGTGCTGAGCAGTACGCCGCTGGCCGCGCTGCACAACATGGCCGAGATGAAGACGTCCCTCTTCCCCTACGCCCTGCAGAACCCGTCCGGCTTCAAGgcgccctccctgggcagcctcAACGCGCAGATCCCGCTGGGCACGCCGCATGGAATAAGCGACATCCTCGGCAGACCCGTGGCGGGCGCCGCCGGCAACCTGCTCACCGGCCTGCCCCGCCTGAACGGACTGGCcacggctgcggcggcggcggcggggatgTATTTTAACCCGGCGGCCGTCTCCAGGTACCCCAAACCCCTGGCCGAGCTGCCCGGCAGACCTCCCATTTTCTGGCCCGGAGTTATGCAAGGATCGCCCTGGAGGGACCCGAGGCTCGCCTGTCCCG CCCAGGCTGGGATGGTTTTGGACAAAGATGGCAAGAAAAAACACTCCCGACCAACTTTCTCAGGGCAGCAGATTTTTGCTTTGGAGAAAACTTTCGAGCAAACCAAATACCTGGCAGGACCAGAGAGAGCCCGCCTCGCTTACTCGCTGGGAATGACGGAAAGTCAAGTCAAG GTGTGGTTCCAGAACCGGAGGACGAAGTGGCGGAAGCGGCACGCCGCCGAGATGGCCTCTGCCAAGAAGAAGCACGACTCGGAGACGGAGAAGCTGAAGGAGAGCTCGGAGAACGAGGAGGACGACGAGTACAACAAGCCGCTGGACCCCAACTCGGACGACGAGAAGATCACGCGGCTCCTGAAGAAGCACaaagccgccgctgccgccgccgccgccgccgcgccccTGGCCCTGCTCAGCCCCTGCAGCAACGCCTCGGAGCCGTCGTGA